TCATCGGTATGGATCGAACGCGGCAAGATAGCCAAAAGCGCTGGGTCGTGAGGGTCATCCAACGTAGCCGACCCGCCTAGCAGCGAGGCCCCCGCGTCCGCTATGTCGTTACTGAGCCCCAGTTCTTCCCACCAGCGGTCTGCCCCGTCGGCTGTTACATCTGTAGGTTCTTCTACGGTGTTTGAGGCTTTCCTTGAAGCGGCGTCCGTTGTGCCCGATGCGGCCTTCAGACCCGCATCGACGTGTTCGGCTTCACGCCCGGCAAGCAACTGGTCGATGTCGCGAGCCAGCATCACCAACAGCTGGGCCTCTGCGTAGTCAAGTTCAGTTGAATAGCCTTTTCGTGTAGCTCTGAAAGGACGTGCCATCAGGCGTCGCCTCCGCGCATCGTGGCCTGCAAACCGAAACCGTGCATCGCTTCAACATCGGCTTCGATCTTTTCCCGCGGCCCGCGAGCCACCACGGCCTTGCCCGAATGGTGCACTTCAAGCATGAGTTTCTGTGCAACCGAATCCGAATAGCCGAAGTACGTGCGGAACACGTAGGAAACATAGGACATCAAATTGACCGGGTCATCCCACACAACAAGCTCGAAAGGGCGCGAGGCAGCGGGTGCGAACGCGTTGTCCTTCTCCACTTGATAACTCACAGAGGTTGCGGCAGCCATACGACACATTGTAGTGGTGGGACCCGAGTGCCGCCTCAGAGGGCTTGACATATTAGGCTGGGGACATGTCAACGAGCACGTCACTGATGACCGACCGCTACGAGCTGACCATGATCGAGGCCGCGATGGCCTCCGGTACAGCAAACCGTAAGAGTGTATTTGAAGTTTTCGCACGCCGCCTCCCGGAAGGGCGCCGCTACGGCCTTTTGGCCGGTACCGGACGGTTCCTTGAGGGGCTTGAAAACTTCCGTTTCACCACCGAAGACCTCGATTACCTCTCGGATAACAAAGTGGTTGGCGAAGCGATGCTCAACTGGCTCGCCGATTTCCGTTTC
The Pseudoglutamicibacter albus DNA segment above includes these coding regions:
- a CDS encoding DUF2017 family protein, producing the protein MARPFRATRKGYSTELDYAEAQLLVMLARDIDQLLAGREAEHVDAGLKAASGTTDAASRKASNTVEEPTDVTADGADRWWEELGLSNDIADAGASLLGGSATLDDPHDPALLAILPRSIHTDDAVGALDGADAAMRARTEPGLIARQREGLKWLARAVMKDPFLIPHEKAGQVASTLNVMRLVLAARLGIEDQQDADRVQEAMEQGVSDDPDQGMVMLYGFTSWLQDSLMHALLRGKA
- the clpS gene encoding ATP-dependent Clp protease adapter ClpS, with the translated sequence MAAATSVSYQVEKDNAFAPAASRPFELVVWDDPVNLMSYVSYVFRTYFGYSDSVAQKLMLEVHHSGKAVVARGPREKIEADVEAMHGFGLQATMRGGDA